From the Sphingomonas phyllosphaerae 5.2 genome, one window contains:
- a CDS encoding sigma-70 family RNA polymerase sigma factor, translating to MTQSPTLADDASAPPPVEHVALSDPEFKKQLALVIPHLRAFGRSLSGNRDLADDLVQETLLKAWAARKRFQAGTNMRAWTFIILRNLFLSQMRRARFKGEWDDLVADRVLAAPASQDKHVELADMQRALLHLPQPQREALILVGAGGFAYEEAAEICGVAVGTIKSRVARGRVALEALMAGSTLSSRRDHEVDTERSTLDSIMSEVDELSRDRNA from the coding sequence ATGACCCAATCCCCTACGCTCGCGGACGACGCGTCGGCGCCACCTCCTGTCGAGCATGTCGCGCTTTCCGATCCAGAGTTTAAGAAGCAACTGGCGCTGGTGATTCCACATCTGCGCGCCTTCGGGCGATCGCTGTCGGGCAATCGCGACCTTGCCGACGATCTGGTGCAGGAAACCCTGCTGAAGGCATGGGCGGCACGCAAGCGCTTCCAGGCCGGCACGAACATGCGCGCATGGACCTTCATCATCCTGCGCAACCTGTTCCTCAGCCAGATGCGTCGTGCGCGCTTCAAGGGCGAGTGGGACGATCTGGTTGCCGACCGCGTGCTTGCCGCGCCGGCCAGCCAGGACAAGCACGTCGAACTCGCCGATATGCAACGTGCGTTGTTGCATTTGCCGCAGCCGCAGCGCGAGGCACTGATCCTCGTCGGTGCGGGTGGCTTCGCCTATGAGGAAGCGGCCGAGATTTGCGGCGTGGCAGTCGGCACGATCAAGAGTCGCGTGGCACGCGGACGGGTCGCGCTCGAGGCGCTGATGGCGGGAAGCACGCTTTCCTCGCGTCGCGATCACGAGGTCGACACCGAGCGTTCGACGCTCGACTCGATCATGAGCGAGGTCGACGAACTCAGTCGCGATCGTAACGCCTGA
- a CDS encoding response regulator produces the protein MSLGQQLAPHLPFLRRYGRALTGSQAQGDRYVRATLEAIVAAPDQFPRDVDPRLGLYRTFQAIWNSANFDETADEMPAEDQEAVARARLSRMTPLSRQALLLTAMEGFTPEDAAYLIEVDTAEVDVLVAEALAEIENQTRARVLIIEDEPIIAMDIESIVRDLGHEVTGVAVTRDEAVALAMEDRPGLVLADIQLADDSSGIDAVKDILAEFNVPVIFITAFPERLLTGERPEPTFLITKPFQRSTVKAAISQALFFDESTVPA, from the coding sequence ATGTCGCTCGGACAACAACTCGCGCCGCATCTTCCGTTCCTGCGCCGCTATGGTCGTGCGCTGACGGGCAGCCAGGCGCAGGGCGACCGTTACGTGCGCGCCACGCTGGAAGCGATCGTGGCGGCGCCGGACCAGTTTCCGCGCGACGTCGATCCGCGGCTCGGCCTGTATCGGACGTTCCAGGCGATCTGGAACTCGGCCAATTTCGACGAGACCGCCGACGAGATGCCGGCCGAGGATCAGGAGGCCGTGGCACGTGCGCGGCTGTCGCGGATGACGCCGCTGTCGCGTCAGGCGCTGCTTCTGACGGCGATGGAGGGTTTCACGCCCGAGGACGCGGCGTATCTGATCGAGGTCGATACGGCCGAAGTGGACGTGCTGGTCGCCGAGGCGCTGGCCGAGATCGAGAACCAGACCCGTGCGCGCGTGCTGATCATCGAAGACGAGCCGATCATCGCGATGGACATCGAGTCGATCGTTCGCGATCTGGGGCATGAGGTCACCGGCGTGGCGGTGACGCGCGACGAGGCGGTCGCGCTGGCGATGGAAGATCGGCCGGGGCTGGTGCTCGCCGACATCCAGCTTGCCGATGACAGCTCGGGCATCGATGCGGTCAAGGACATCCTGGCGGAATTCAACGTACCCGTGATCTTCATCACCGCCTTCCCGGAGCGGCTCCTTACCGGCGAGCGGCCGGAGCCCACGTTCCTGATCACCAAGCCATTCCAGCGCTCGACGGTAAAGGCGGCGATCAGCCAGGCATTGTTCTTCGATGAAAGCACCGTTCCGGCATAA
- a CDS encoding NepR family anti-sigma factor, whose amino-acid sequence MTSDKEAPEKPKKGTAAHSKNRDMGSALRSVYQKTVEETVPDDLLSLLGKLD is encoded by the coding sequence TTGACGTCGGATAAGGAAGCGCCTGAAAAGCCTAAGAAAGGCACCGCGGCGCACTCGAAGAATCGCGATATGGGATCGGCGTTGCGTTCCGTCTATCAGAAGACTGTCGAGGAAACCGTTCCCGACGATCTCCTGTCGCTGCTCGGCAAGCTAGACTGA